A single window of Mangifera indica cultivar Alphonso chromosome 18, CATAS_Mindica_2.1, whole genome shotgun sequence DNA harbors:
- the LOC123202135 gene encoding protein LURP-one-related 5-like produces MSKVYPTENKHNDLIMSKGKVLEEEEDDVHERRRPSILTVWKRSSMSFQGTDGFTVFDHYGRLVFRVDNYSRSKASGLVLMDGAGNCLLSLKPQMLSLQYQWNAYREEEGDDHGKRSRVFSMMRRSPVFFNNGKDEAEVYMGRNNKQAQLNKPDFTIEGSFRTRNCKIKNANGEVVASIARKRVNSTILLSDDVFSLVVQPGFPTHLVMAFVIILDRICSKIFAPVLCS; encoded by the exons ATGTCGAAAGTTTATCCAACTGAGAACAAACATAATGATTTGATTATGTCGAAAGGGAAAGTActggaggaggaagaagatgatgtaCATGAACGACGTCGTCCAAGTATACTGACGGTATGGAAGAGATCCAGCATGAGTTTCCAAGGGACTGACGGATTCACAGTGTTTGATCATTACGGCAGACTGGTTTTCAGAGTTGATAATTATTCCAGAAGTAAAGCTTCTGGTCTTGTTCTCATGGATGGTGCTGGGAATTGTTTGTTATCTCTGAAACCCCAG ATGTTGAGCCTGCAATACCAGTGGAATGCAtacagagaagaagaaggagacGACCATGGGAAGAGATCGAGAGTGTTTTCAATGATGAGAAGGTCGCCGGTTTTCTTCAACAACGGCAAGGATGAAGCGGAGGTTTACATGGGGAGAAATAACAAACAAGCTCAATTGAATAAGCCTGATTTCACCATTGAGGGCTCTTTCAGGACTCGAAATTGCAAGATCAAGAATGCAAATGGGGAAGTGGTAGCCAGCATCGCTCGGAAGAGAGTCAACTCAACGATTCTACTTAGCGACGACGTCTTCAGCCTGGTTGTTCAGCCTGGTTTTCCGACTCACCTGGTTATGGCGTTTGTAATAATACTGGATCGCATTTGCAGCAAGATCTTTGCTCCAGTTTTGTGTTCTTGA
- the LOC123202134 gene encoding probable serine/threonine-protein kinase PBL8: MGNCGTREESAVVTSAQVQQLQNLSSLPVRTEKKHSRSVSDLSDSSTPRNLEECRSNAMLYTHVIAFTLFELETITKSFRSDYILGEGGFGTVYKGYIDENVRVGLKSLPVAVKVLNKEGLQGHREWLTEVNFLGQLRHPNLVKLIGYCCEDDHRLLVYEFMLRGSLENHLFRKATVSLSWATRMMIAFGAAKGLAFLHNAERPVIYRDFKTSNILLDTDYTAKLSDFGLAKAGPQGDETHVSTRVMGTYGYAAPEYVMTGHLTARSDVYSFGVVLLELLTGRKSVDKTRPSKEQSLVDWARPKLNDKKKMLQIIDPRLENQYSVRAAQKACSLAYYCLSQNPKARPLMSDVVETLEPLQCTNDGGNEVSSSISPTLAVNGANAFAMGGVPGYRVRSRFGNNVGPAVNCRSPNPNCSPSGPAACRVR, encoded by the exons ATGGGCAACTGTGGTACTAGAGAGGAATCGGCCGTTGTCACCAGTGCTCAAG TTCAGCAATTACAAAACTTATCTTCTTTACCTGTTAGAACGGAGAAGAAACATAGTCGTTCTGTGTCAGATCTGAGCGATTCTTCTACTCCACGTAATTTGGAGGAGTGTAGAAGCAATGCTATGCTTTATACTCATGTAATTGCCTTCACTTTGTTCGAGCTCGAGACTATCACCAAGAGTTTTCGCTCTGATTATATTCTTGGAGAAGGTGGATTTGGAACTGTTTACAAAGGTTACATCGATGAGAATGTCAGGGTTGGTCTCAAATCTCTCCCTGTCGCTGTAAAAGTTCTCAATAAGGAGGGCCTTCAGGGTCACCGTGAATGGCTT ACGGAGGTGAACTTCCTCGGCCAACTTAGACATCCAAATCTTGTTAAATTGATTGGATATTGTTGCGAGGATGATCACAGGTTACTTGTCTATGAGTTTATGCTCAGAGGGAGCCTTGAAAATCACCTGTTTCGAA AGGCAACTGTTTCACTATCATGGGCCACAAGAATGATGATTGCTTTTGGAGCTGCCAAAGGGCTTGCATTCCTTCACAATGCTGAAAGGCCGGTTATATATCGGGACTTCAAAACCTCTAATATATTGTTGGATACT GATTACACAGCCAAGCTTTCTGATTTTGGTCTTGCAAAAGCTGGACCACAAGGTGATGAGACCCATGTTTCAACTCGAGTGATGGGTACATATGGCTATGCTGCTCCTGAATATGTAATGACTG GCCACCTCACTGCCAGGAGTGATGTATACAGCTTTGGAGTTGTTCTTTTGGAGCTTTTGACTGGTAGAAAATCTGTTGACAAAACGAGACCAAGCAAGGAGCAAAGTCTGGTAGATTGGGCCCGGCCGAAACTGAATGACAAGAAGAAAATGTTGCAAATAATTGACCCTAGATTGGAAAATCAGTACTCAGTGAGAGCAGCTCAGAAAGCCTGCAGCTTGGCATACTATTGTCTTAGCCAAAATCCTAAAGCAAGGCCTTTGATGAGCGATGTAGTTGAAACGTTGGAACCTCTACAATGTACAAACGATGGTGGTAATGAAGTCTCATCATCAATTTCCCCTACCTTAGCTGTTAATGGTGCTAATGCTTTTGCAATGGGAGGAGTTCCAGGTTACCGGGTACGTTCTAGATTTGGCAATAATGTTGGTCCTGCTGTTAATTGTCGATCGCCAAATCCAAATTGTTCGCCCAGTGGACCTGCAGCATGCAGGGTTCGATGA
- the LOC123201270 gene encoding 50S ribosomal protein L17, chloroplastic-like, translating to MTMATATITAVTDTSSRWSLASLSSALPSLNSSPSSNQFNSSSPSFPQRHLTLSLNKQPQLIPSFTGLASANHLISLGFSDCTSLGHCFTIVDNGRRISAMSHGRRVPKLNRPLDQRLAFLRGLTTQLLKHYITSLKSLYYHTCVCLLKLNGYIIFKQFLDG from the exons ATGACGATGGCAACGGCAACGATAACGGCTGTAACGGATACGAGTAGCAGATGGAGTCTGGCATCTCTAAGTTCAGCTCTTCCTTCACTcaattcatctccttcttcaaatcaattcaattcatcCTCCCCTTCTTTCCCCCAGCGTCATCTCACTCTCAGCCTCAACAAACAACCACAACTCATCCCATCTTTCACCGGACTCGCTTCCGCCAACCATCTAATCTCCCTTGGCTTCTCCG ACTGCACGAGCCTTGGACATTGTTTCACTATTGTGGATAACGGTCGCCGAATTTCTGCAATGAGTCATGGAAGGCGAGTTCCGAAGCTGAACAGACCGCTGGACCAACGGCTGGCTTTTCTGCGTGGCCTTACGACTCAGCTCCTTAAGCACTATATTACTTCTCTCAAATCTCTATATTACCATACATGCGTttgtcttttaaaattaaatggttatattatttttaaacagtttttAGATGGTTAA
- the LOC123201794 gene encoding protein LURP-one-related 8-like, translating to MRKVYPNGTVAAPTTTKSPPSDENKAFVLTVWKKSLLFNCNGFTVYDDKGDLVFRVDNYMQGHKGQILLMDAAGKPLLTFRRKKLSFGENWLVYDGETDINPAFSVRKKVNILNKCLAHVSRISCEHNGTGSSPSSNNKKKNLMYEIQGSYAQRSCAVHDGKRRIVAEIKKKEAVGGVAFGVDVFRLIVYPEIDTAVAMALVILLDQMFGSSRRFSS from the exons ATGAGAAAGGTCTATCCCAACGGCACCGTCGCCGCACCAACCACCACTAAGTCCCCGCCGTCTGACGAAAACAAGGCCTTCGTCCTCACTGTGTGGAAGAAATCTCTGCTTTTTAACTGTAATGGATTCACCGTCTATGACGACAAGGGCGACCTCGTTTTTAGAGTCGATAACTACATGCAAGGCCATAAGGGCCAGATCCTCCTCATGGACGCCGCCGGCAAGCCTCTCCTCACCTTCCGCCGTAAg AAGTTGAGCTTTGGAGAAAACTGGCTAGTGTACGACGGAGAAACGGACATTAATCCGGCGTTTTCCGTGAGGAAGAAAGTGAATATCCTCAACAAGTGTTTGGCTCATGTGAGTCGTATAAGTTGTGAGCATAACGGAACGGGATCATCTCCGTCATCcaacaacaagaagaagaatttgATGTATGAAATTCAGGGATCGTATGCGCAACGATCGTGTGCCGTGCACGACGGAAAGAGGAGAATAGTAGCggagataaagaaaaaagaagccGTGGGAGGAGTTGCCTTCGGCGTCGATGTATTCCGTCTAATTGTATATCCAGAAATCGATACAGCAGTTGCCATGGCCCTCGTTATTCTCCTGGACCAGATGTTTGGATCTTCCCGACGCTTTTCctcataa